The window tccggtaacaatttcaaaagcgcttttgttggtacttgagctcttttgtgaattgaaacacagttgagcagcatccagaagcttcacccaattcttctgcgatccggtcacaaagtgccggagatattcctctagcatgccattgaatcgctccgtctggccatcagattgcggatgaaaacttgagctatgactcaattttgacccgaggcacttaaagagttgggtccaaaaattgctagtgaagcgtgagtcgcgatcactaacaatgtctttaggtaagccccaatacttgacgacatgagagaagaatagtcgagctgtatcttctgctgatatatattgtggggctgctataaaggtagcatacttggaaaaccgatccaccacaaccaagatagttgtgagatctccgaccttgggcaatccggtgatgaagtccagggaaacgctttcccaaggtctttttggtacagctagtggttccaagagccctgcctgcgtcaagcggtctgacttatctttctggcatactagacaagtcttcacatactgagcgacgtcatcgaccatttgaggccaataatatgcacggcgaagcaatgccatggtgcgttcctcgccgggatgaccggcccacaaagtattgtggcattctgcaagaagagtccgtcgcagatctcctcctttaggaacataaagtcggttccctttcaccttcaggaacccatcttcggtgtagaactggcgagtcttgccctgtcctaccaaatcaaccaaatactgtgcagcaggatccttgatgagaagatcctgtatctggtcttttatggtggtggttacttcgctTCCCTTTAGGGCGGCGCGAACACAcatcgatgctagatcagctctccgactgagtgcatcagcaacatgattggtctttccacttcggtactccaggttgaagtgaaattccgctaggagttcctgccacctagcctgtcgtccattcagctttggctgggtcatgaaatggctaacggctgtattgtctgtcttgaccacgaatggggctcccagtagataatgcctccaaaggcgtaagcaatgaacgacagccaataattctttctcatgggcggcatagcgtcgctctgcatccttcagtttccggctctcgtacgctacgggatgcccttcttgtagcaatactccaccaagtgcatagtcggaggcatccgtttgcacttcgaatggcttggccaagtcagggagggccaagactgggctactggacatagccatcttcaatgcgtcgaaggcctttgcccgcttggggccccaatcccacggggtggccttcttgagaagttctgtcagcggcactgcaatgagggagtaacttttcacaaaccgccgatagaagttgcataggccaaggaacgacctcaaggcatgtatatccttaggaggcggccattctgtaatggcctgaatcttctgctggtccatcttgatcctcccttcctcgatgacatgtccgaggaagtcaatttgtttctgagcaaaggagcacttggatagcttcgcatatagttcgtgctcccgcaatcgggctaggaccttccgcaaatgctccaggtgttcttctagtgtctggctatataccacaatgtcatccaaataaaccacgacgaattcgtcaatgtattctcggaagacttggttcatcaaggtgcaaaatgtggctggcgcgttagtcaagccaaagggcataaccaggaagtcgtacgacccatatcttgtcacacaggtcgtctcgtgctcatcaccatcggcaatccgaacttgccaataacctgtcctcaggtctattttggtgaataccgtcgcaccacccagtctatcaaacaagtctgccattagcggaatagggtacttgtttttcacggtgattttgtttagagcccggtaatccacgcagagtcgcaaactaccatcatgtttcttttggaatagcacaggggacccgtatggggacttagagggcacaatgatccctgtgtctagcatttccgtcaattgtctccgaagctcggcgagttcgggttgtgacattctgtatggcgcccgggcaggtggcttcgcacccggcaccaactcaatctcatggtccacagttcgcctaggcggaagacgctttggcatgtcttgtggcatgatgtcttcaaattccagaagtaactccttcacgggtgcaggaatgggacccgaggagcgttctatatcttccatgcagagggtagccaggaacgtgggttcatgtctttttacccccttcttcaactgcaaggccgagatgttctcggctgccatcttcatgggaatgcacggaataatgcagggcttggccccatttgcCCCCATCATCAGCAGCATGTCTGCATACGGTGCGGGCATGGTATTGGTctgtctcaggaattccaaccccacgattaactcaaagtcatctatgatcactacgcgcaggttgaactttccttcataagggccaagcttcactggtacttctttggctattccacccactggttgaggtggtgagttgatagccttcacacgacctttgccctttcctacgactagtccaagacgctccacctgagtcgaggctaagtagttgtgggtggcacctgtgtctatcattgcccgaatgggcttgccatttaccttcatgtcaacgaacattagggtcctctcttgatgaggaggagtcctcaaattcgccttcttatttcctttcctggcaattggacaggggtccttcttcttgcggataccggcactggtacccgctaagggctcagaaatggagccaacaattgcattgaatgcacctactggctcggtctggtccgcatcatcggcgtcgtcatccgtcccatcctcaaaagcttgatgggcattcatctgtgcatgtggacattcattattccaatgtggtccgccgcaatggcgacatcctgaggggggcttcctcccccgatcattgttgttagatgcagcactAGTACTGCCGGAAGAGGGAGTCTTGGATTTGGGTGCACtccggtctcctccacttctgctagggccactagtgtttggttggccccctttgtatcctcctcggacaggctgttgaggcctatccttccgggcttccacttggtaatccccaaggcactctgctgcttggattgccttaggcaacgtgtctaccctttgtctctgcaactccatccgggcataaggtttcaacccttccaggaaggtgaagagtttgtctttgtcccccatgtcacggatgttcagcatgagcgcggagaattcccgcacgtaatctcgcactgatttggtctggcggagctcccgcaactttctcctggcattgtactcaacattttcggggaagaactgtaggcgtatggctgccttcagttccgcccatgtgtcgagggcatcttcacctgccttgatggcttcgtacttcacccgccaccagagtttggcatcaccctgaagatacatggcagcagttgctaccttcttagcttcttccaggcttcccacggcatcgaagtattgctcgatgtcgaaaatgaaattttccacttctttggcattccgagctccactgtatggctttggctcaggaattttcagcttttgtgccatgggggcgaggttcacaccacccccaaattggtttccgcctcctcgaagtaggccttgtaaagcagcattgacaacattgagctggcctgtcaagttgtcaatggtttgttgcatggcagtcaccctgtctgcctcttgttccctgttggctaaatcctcggcacgctcctgctggaggacctcaaatttaccaaaaatttcagctgcctctgtggctgctgtttgccggtctccttcagagtcgcggctgatgttttctatgtcaacttcggcctggatgagtctgcggtccaggtcgtccaacctttgcactaggctggtttttagatcgggcaccatttccacgatgggccgtaatgcgtcaaccgttccctcaagggtcgcgatgcgatccccataattcaccatggtcagaaatggtggtaattgcaatgtgatccctcgtccgatgtcgagcctaggctctgataccaactgttatgcggcgccttcctgaagttccttggaagggcgacgtaaggctaggcaaccgatgtcagtacggttgctgtccgccaactgaggtcccctccgtacgctagactagattgtcagtgtcgtacgggaaaaccaatgtcatgagcaattaaaagagagcagaaaagagaattgagaatgaaagaaagcttgattgcattgaatgaaagctattacagaaaacaagacggtgtcgggggggagagacaccagtacagagaattgtttgcttgcttgaaagttttgattgcttggtcccccttaataatgcttaaaaaaaataaaccaaagttacatgactagacctatgaaagctggaaaatcacacttaaagaaaatgcagcaaaactactctatatttacaatgaaaaggacttagtcttctacaaagcagcagcaagtccgttggcagcaactttgtctttagcatcagggtctgcgcgcgcggcattgtctgcgcgcgcggcgctgttggcttttgcctgtggctgggcgctggcgatggctatcggtggggcgacagaggcacatgcgcgcttgtcacttggagctgccgagaccacggggccgaccgtggcgacgggcgttgggaggctggccaggacgccacggggcgcgtccaagggatcatggggcatggctggaaagccgcccatgacattatGATCCAGCCTTGCAAGATCTTGACttgatctttttttttcttttttcttttttaacctTCCGAAAGTTTACTTGACTAATTCGGGTTTGAGTTTGACAAGTCTCTTCATTAAAGGGTATAAACGTTTAGCGGCGGTAGCTACATATAATAAAGGGGTGTCAACTGACACTATTTCGAAAAATTACACTCCGtaattagataaaaaaaaatttatgtaCATACACTATATATATCGACACTCTTTGACTTCATAAGTTTACTTTGGATCCCCTTAATAAAAATTCTGATTCCGCTACTATAAATTTCTACATCTGGTTAAAAGCGAAGGAAccttaaatatttaatatttagccACGCTAATTTGATCGTAATCTCATTCCTCTTCTATTCTATTCTTCTATATATTCAGCTGTTAGTACTGTTTATTAGGAAGACTAGTCAGCTGGCTGACCTACCACCCTCACGATATAAACGCCATTAATTTATTCTAATAACGACTGAAATTATAACCTTTACAAAAACCAAGTCAAACATAAGATAAGCTTGATTTTTGTCTGGTAATAATACTAGTATATGTACTGCGTAcatgatttcttttattctgaagcGCCATTTTTAGAACAGTTTAAAGAACAAAGAGTTACATTATGAGTGATGCTAACGTTGCTAAGAACTTGGAAATTGGAATATAGTTTGGTCAAATATTATGAGCTGTGCTTGCTTTAATTTTCaacaattttcttttttatttttattttaaaaggaagaATCCAAGAAACGAGCAaagtcttttttattttctcttttggcCCTTTTCTATCCAAGCTTTAGCAACCGTTAGCGGAGAGAACAATTTTGAACTACTTTTTTCAACTACTTGGCTAACATTGGAGGTATGATTTTCGCTAAGAatgtttaaaaaagaaaaagttaaaaagtCAAAAGAGACGGTAATAAGTGAAAATTGAACCAGCGACCTAACAAAAATTTTGAATCCTTCTGACCACTAAGCTATGTTTTTGAGTTGTGTATAAACCGGATTTTATCTTATATGTATAGTATAATTTTTTGGCGAAGGGTAAGCGGCAAATATATAAGGAGGATACAATAAAACTCACTAAAATATAGTTCTTCGCTGCTGTCAGTACTGTGTAAGTTGCATGGGGTAAAATTTGAGGAAGACTTTGAGAAAGACGACGTGCGAAGACTTAAACCAAAGAATAAAAGGAGAGGCGAATAGTCAACTATTACCAGCTATGGCAGTAGAGTCAATGGTTGCTAAAATAAACCTCACATTTATATATATTTCTCTCTTAAATTCTTCTGCCTCTGCACCTTCTTTCTCCGTCTCTTCTCTTTGtctatctctttctctctctctctcttttgagTTATTGCATAGTTTCTTCTTTCTCGCGAAATCTGAAGGTTTGTTCCAAAAAGCTTGGTCAAGAGCAATGGCAGtaagtttttccttttatttttgatgtGATTGTGTtcatctgttttttttttctaattctgtGGTCCATGATTTAACTTCTGGAGTTGTGGGGATCTTTTCCTTTTACATTTTTTTAGCATTATATTTGTGGATAATACAATATGTTATGTTATGTtagtatgtttaatttattttggTCTTGTTTAGACATTTATATATACTCTAAGTAGGAAATGTAAAGAACTTCTAGTGTGAGAGAAATTAATTCTTTTACTATTGAACTGAGATTTAAATGAGTTACATACAGTGTCAAATTCAGGATTTTGTAGTCGTTGAATTTTGTAGTCGTGGGTGCTCCGCCTCTTTATCTACGGTTGTTACGATCTATGTTGCACGGACTCTTCAAAATGTTATCTCACCCGTGTCGGATACTTTAAAATTACACTACTTTTGAAGGATCCAACACGCACCCCGAAGAAATTTTAGGAGGGTCCGAACTCCGAGCAGCATAAGTTACGGTCACAACATATAAGTGCACAACTAAGTCTTACAGCGATGGTAAAAATGTTTAACAAATAtactaaaattaatattatattatagttAAAAAACTTAATTTATTCACGGTTATCCCTCGCGATTTTCATTTTCTAAATACACAATAAGTAAACAAGTATCATTTTTGCTTATTTTACGTTTATTTTCAGAATCAACTATCAGTGCAAAACTATTAGCTTTAGATTGAACATAAAttgaatatttttaattaattacaaAAAAGTTTAAACCATATTACGAATTTCTTCCTACAATCACAAAAGATGAAGTTTCGTCCGCTTAGGTTTGATGGGGTTTGgaggaaagaaattaaaaaaagcaaaggcactaaaaagaaaagaaaagaaaaaaaatgaagaaggccaTTCATTTTTGGAGAAGAATGGGTCAGGATATTGGGgaagaaaatagaaagagaaaggagaaaaattaaaatgaagcaaataaaattaaaagagaGGATTAAAAGTACTGAGGGGATTATTAATATCAAAATGGTAAAGATATTTTCAGGGATTCGATTCTGCGACTGTCCTATCAAAagatctcttctaaccaaagcACCCACCTTCTTATTTTGTTCCTGGGTGCTGACTCAAATTATTTGTTAGATTAATACCAATTGTTTACCAACTATGCATTATATATGATCATTTAAGCATTTAACTCGGATTCAATAAATTCCTGAATAGATATTAAGCGTAAATCTTCAACACAACCAGGTCGTTGAAATCaatttcttttttgttatttatgcGAAGTGGAATAATGACTTACGTCGTACCAAAAAACCCTGATCAAACATCCCTGATCATAAACAACTGATAGGTGTTTGTCctgatttttttattatatttgattttacTATCTCGCGAAAGATAGATAACATATTTACCAttattgaatttttcttcttttagaaggaaattataaatttattatgtttggctagtccctttttttttttaaggagAAGATTTTAGACTTCTATAAATTAACTTCCTTCTCATTCACCAACATACACAATGTAGTCATACGgggtttgagagtcttgtttagcGGGACAAGTATCAGTGTAACACTTGTATTTTGTTCTCCCGatattttatgatttctttatatATAATGGATTGCTTATCTCCGCCTGTAaacgtaggtcaattgaccgaaccacgttaaatgtttatgtctcttttgatatatttctcttttgttgtttgatttaTCGCCGTTCAAGTGTTGTTGTACTAGTTTTCGCATGACTCCTGATTTTTTTCAGTCCTAACAACAACGACAATATTTTTGGTGGAAAATGACTTCGATCATACCTGCAAATTAATACACTGACACTGTTGAATTTCGTTTTAATTGTTACTACAGCGTCCAAATGTGCCAAAGTTTGGCAATTGGGAAAGTGAAGACAACACTCCCTATACTGTCTTTTTTGACAATGCAAGGAAAACTCGTGGCGGAAAGATGATAAATCCAAATGACCCTCAAGAAAATGCAGACATGTTTCCCAATTTTGCTCCTAAAACTCAAAGGGATGAACCAATGGGGCTAGAAGCAGCTAAGCAAACAAACAAACGTCGAGTGAGTAAAGAACATGGTGATATTCAACAACGTAATGGAGCGGGTCGTGGATCAAACTCAGGTCGACCTGCTAGACAAACTGCAGGATCTGATCACAACATTGCTAAATCACCATTTCATCCATATTCTCAGCAGGCAAAGATATCAGGACGAGTAGCTGCTTCGCCTGTTTTGGAAGGGAAGAATTCATATGATAGTAGCCATGGTACTACTCCTGGAAGATCATTTGAAAGTGCTCGTGCTACTCCGGGGAGGcatcaaatgaagaaagaaagtGTATGTTTCTTCCTATTCTATTTCATCTTTCATAATATCGAAGAAGGGGAGTcgtggcgtaactggtaaagttgttgtcatgtgactagGAGGTAACGGATTTATGCcgcggaaacagcctcttgcagaaatgcagggcaaggctgcatacaatagacccttgtggtctggccctTCCCTGGATCTCGTGCATAGTGAGAGTTTAGTCCACCGGGCTATAATATCGTAGATTAGATACTTACAACTTGTGATTGCATGCCCTACTTATCCTATTTGATAGAGATAAGCTAATTAGTAAGATATGTTAGTCATTTCTAGACATGATAGGAAATGCATTTGATACTTTGAGTTTAATTACCTTGTATATACTGATTATATGCTGACGAGTTACTAAAAGATAACTACAGGTAATCGTTCTTGAGATTAGTAATATGGAAAATAAGATAGATCACCCGCTACAACAAGTTAGGATATATTTCCTCACActatcaatgtatataagttaTGTTCTTGATACTTTTGGTATATGGCTCTTAGATCACATGTTACCAATTAGTTTAAACAATACTGCAATCacatgtggtgcttatgctttcctgagccgagggtctattggaaacagcctctctatcttcTCAAGGTATAAGTAAGgtgtgcgtacacactactctccctaGCCCCTAcaatgtgggataatactgggtatgttgtaaTACTGCAAACATTTTTTACCTTAAAAAGTCTAGTGTGACATTGAAATTGAACCAAGGGAGTATTCAATTATTCATCTCATTACTTGTGATTTCTCCTTCTTCTGGCAGCCTGATAGAGGAGCTGTAGTTCCAAAATTTGGCGAATGGAATGAGAACGATCCCCAATCTGCAGAAAACTACTCTGAGGTTTTTAACAAAGTGCGAAATGAAAGGAATGAAAGGAACAGAGGCTCTGGAAATGTGCTAGGCACACCTGTTAGAACATCTTACAGTACCGAAAGGCATCAACGAAACGAAAAGCAAAAGGTACTGCTATCACTTGTGCTCTTTTCTATATTCAGAGGCTGATGCCTATGTTCAATGGGTTCAACTGAATCCATTATTTTCAATACGGAACTTGAATATTTCATATATGTATGTGAAAAAACACTAGTATCTTGTCTTTGTTCCTAGATTGCTAGTATTACGGCAATTTCCTATTATCTTCCGCTTCGATTTTCTAGTATCTTGTCGTGGTTACTGCTTGTTGCTTTTTCTAGTGCTATTGCTTTCCTCcatctatttttttttctagttCTTATAGTGTAGTTATCATTTTTCGGgctattgttgttgatatttgatTGTTTCTATTCATCCTCTCGAGCCGAGAgcctttcggaaacaacctctttacctc is drawn from Nicotiana tabacum cultivar K326 chromosome 22, ASM71507v2, whole genome shotgun sequence and contains these coding sequences:
- the LOC107790422 gene encoding RPM1-interacting protein 4; protein product: MAVESMVAKINLTFIYISLLNSSASAPSFSVSSLCLSLSLSLSFELLHSFFFLAKSEGLFQKAWSRAMARPNVPKFGNWESEDNTPYTVFFDNARKTRGGKMINPNDPQENADMFPNFAPKTQRDEPMGLEAAKQTNKRRVSKEHGDIQQRNGAGRGSNSGRPARQTAGSDHNIAKSPFHPYSQQAKISGRVAASPVLEGKNSYDSSHGTTPGRSFESARATPGRHQMKKESPDRGAVVPKFGEWNENDPQSAENYSEVFNKVRNERNERNRGSGNVLGTPVRTSYSTERHQRNEKQKSCCFPLW